Proteins from a single region of Acinonyx jubatus isolate Ajub_Pintada_27869175 chromosome D3, VMU_Ajub_asm_v1.0, whole genome shotgun sequence:
- the SNRNP35 gene encoding U11/U12 small nuclear ribonucleoprotein 35 kDa protein translates to MQSSAQAGKRDLPAFGVWCWLPWEGIPSLSENMNDWMPIAKEYDPLKAGSIDGTDEDPHDRAIWRAMLARYTPNKGVTGDPLLTLFVARLNLQTKEEKLKEVFSRYGDIRRLRLVRDLVTGFSKGYAFIEYKEERSLIKAYRDADGLVIDQHEIFVDYELERTLKGWIPRRLGGGLGGKKESGQLRFGGRDRPFRKPINLPVVKNDQYREVKREKRERSRSRERHWDSRTRDRDHDRGREKRWQEREPTRVWPESDWERERDFRDDRAKGREKRDRSK, encoded by the exons ATGCAAAGCTCCGCTCAGGCGGGCAAGAGGGATCTACCGGCGTTTGGAGTCTGGTGCTGGCTTCCGTGGGAAGGGATCCCGAGCCTTTCTGAG AACATGAACGATTGGATGCCCATCGCCAAGGAGTATGACCCGCTTAAAGCTGGCAGCATTGACGGCACCGATGAAGACCCACACGATCGCGCTATCTGGAGGGCAATGTTGGCACGATACACCCCCAACAAAGGCGTCACGGGAGACCCCCTCCTCACCCTGTTCGTGGCGAGACTAAACCTGCAGACCAAAGAGGAGAAGTTAAAGGAAGTATTTTCTCGCTACGGGGACATCCGGCGGCTTCGGCTGGTGAGGGACTTGGTCACGGGCTTTTCGAAAGGCTATGCCTTCATCGAATACAAAGAGGAGCGTTCTCTGATCAAAGCTTACCGAGATGCAGACGGCCTGGTTATTGACCAGCATGAGATATTCGTGGACTACGAGCTGGAAAGGACCCTCAAAGGGTGGATCCCTCGGCGCCTTGGAGGAGGTCTGGGGGGGAAAAAGGAATCCGGGCAGCTGAGATTTGGGGGGCGTGATCGACCTTTTCGGAAACCCATTAATTTGCCAGTTGTTAAAAACGACCAGTACAGAGAAGTAAAAAGGGAAAAGCGGGAGCGATCTCGGTCGCGAGAGAGACACTGGGACTCTCGGACGAGGGACCGAGACCATGACCgaggcagggagaagagatgGCAGGAGAGAGAGCCAACCAGGGTGTGGCCAGAAAgtgactgggagagagagagggacttcAGAGATGACAGAGccaaggggagggagaagagggaccGAAGTAAGTAG